The Caretta caretta isolate rCarCar2 chromosome 27, rCarCar1.hap1, whole genome shotgun sequence DNA segment ttcttcttatttctttctctgcTAAATAAAGGTCAAGCCACTTAGGCAGCTACCGAGGGCTATTTTAGGGATACTCCAGCCCACAACTTTCCTCCCCATCCATGacagattttgggggggggggggtcggaaaGTCTTCTCCTTTAGGGATGATCCCAgcattatgtctacactgcaccaaAAGCATTGAAATGTCTTGCTTTAATCCTGGCCGAGCCGGGGAGGTGAAATAATTGCCATGAGAACAACATTTCCTACCGTTCAGAGGAGGGACACAAACTCCAAAGTAAAAGTCAACTTTATTCTCATATAAAGTAAGAACATGAACTGTCTATTTAAGCACATCGTTTGGTCAGATGTTATCAAGACATAATCCCACACAGTGAGCGTGCCCTGACCACCATGTTTTAAACCTGGCAACCCAGAAGATCACAATTCTACTGGGCTTTTGTTACAGAGCATAGATGTCAGGGGTACAGGGGGTtgatggctggggggggggaaatatgcAGTTCATTAATTCACGTTTGGTTTTAATGTGGACTTCTGGACAACCCAGGTCATTGAATTAGCTGCTTTCAGCCTTCCATTTTCCAGCACATCAGATagatttgtaaagggaaaacTTGTTAAACGATCTTCACTTTCAATGCACAAAAGTGGCATCAGACGGAGTCAAAAGGTGTTTGTGCATGATGCAGGAACCCTGCAGATGTTTGGAAAGTAGGCACTTCTGAATATATCTGAGCAGCTCTGAGGGCATTTGTGCATGGGACATCAGATTTTCTCATGAGCACCAAGTGAACTTTCGCTGCTTCCCACCTCTAAATCTCTTCCAGATCATTTGGAGATTTCACcaacttcccctcccccgctaCTCAAATGTTGTTTTTGATTATTCCGGATAATTTGGTCTCATGCTTGTCAGGGAGGGGCCTGAACCTAGACCTAACATCTAAACACCCCCAAAATGTTGTGAGAGGTCAGTTCATCACTAGGATTTGAATCCATGTTTTTCTGCAGTAGGATCATCTCTAATAGTAATATAATATAATGGTTGGTTGCTGTCAGAACTACACAAGCAAGGAGACagacttggggcctgatccaaaacccactcaACTCAAAGGAAAGATTGAGTTCAAAGAGCTTTGATGACCTTGACAGATTCAGGCAATTTACCTTTAGTCCGTTTAGACTggatgcaacaaaacaaaacagctttgCAGCCTTTTCGTCCTGGGCCAGAGGTAGATCCAGCTGTTAAATTTTAAGATTCTGGTTCcagttgcttttctttctttaaacagCAGATGAATCTTGATTCAGACTTTGCAGCTGTCCTCCATCAAAGGTCATCCCAAAACCTCTGATCCAAACACCCCCAAACCTTGGAGATAGTTCAATCAAGTTCCAAAATTTAGTGGTTCAGGCCCCTCTCTAATTATTGGATATTCAAATATTGTTTCTGaacatggggctggggggattCTATGCCCCAATACTGGAAACATAGAGAGGAGATGTTGGGGTTTTTGGTGAGGGTGAGGGATGAGGCCACTTGccaacagaggagagagagagacagaaagagaagaagaagaaagaaacttAGCTGTGGCTTCACTCTAACCCATCACATCCTTTTTTCTCCCAACATGTCACAGTGATAGGTCGACAAACTTGTGAGTCCTAAAGTAAACATGATGACCAAAGTCCTCTCTTCTGGAGGCAGTTAGATACAAGATGGTGAGGAAACTCCCCACTTCAAGGCAATGCCTTCTGGCCATGACCAATATCCACTGGGAAAGTAGGAGACCCAAAGGGTCCTACATATTGATCCAGCTGAGTGGTTTGGGCCGAAGCAGGCTGACTTGTAAATGTTTAAGCTACAGAGAGCCCTACCCCCAAATACATTATAAATCAGTTCATGTGGTTGGGGCAGGGAAGTAAGATTGAGGCTCAGCCATTGAATGCTAGTCACACCTCTGGTTTGGAACCCTTACTGCAAATGAGAAGATTCTCTCATGCCAGAAGGTGTGTCCCTTCCTTTGCATGTTCCAGTGCTGGAGAGACACACTGGAGCACGACTTTCCCAATTCACAGAGTCCTCCATCTAGCGGCTGGACCTGCTATGTGTATATCTTATATCCTACCTATGACTGAGACCCCGGGGGGACCCTCCAGGTCTATGGACAATCTCAGGGGAAGGGCTCTCTCAGCAGAATCCCAGCATGTGTTGTTATGGCTGGAAAAACTCTGAGGATGGCTCGCATTTCGACTTTTCTAGTCCCGGCGAGCAGAAGTGAAGTAAACATTTCAGAACCTCAAAAAGCTCATTTCAGATTTGTTTCTAAAAGAGGGGGATATTTTAGGGGCATGgagatggattttattttatcctAACAGACTCATCCATCTCTAATGATAAAATCCCTTTCTGCCTCATATCTCTGTTAGGGACCAAATTTATGAGGTGCAGAGCATCTTCAGCTCTCACTGACCTTACTGGCCCTTTGATGGAAGAAGGGGCAGATATTTTGGGTAGAACTTTTAACTCAAGATCCTATGAGGGGTTAGCTCATACCACCCTCCAGCAGTTGGGATTTGCTTTAATCTCTTTAGTTTGACGTGATACCCAGTATTCCCAATATTCCGCAAAAGCCAGGAGGACTATATAGTAAGGCTACAACACTGTTCTCTGAGACTCTGCAGTGTCTTCTTGGGGCATCGCCGGGTTGCTGGAAACATCCCTTCCTGAGAGTGAAGGAAGTAGACAGAGAGTGTCTgaaccactgattttttttaacgcCTTAATGGAGTCCTGTAAAGTAtataaaattcttttaaaattaagtttaacGTCTGAAAGGGGAATCATTTGCGTAATTACTGTATGCTTGAGGAGACACActgggtttcttttcttttccctctgttATTCAACACAATAAACAGATGCCCAAATCCCCTGTGGTTTCACTGAGCCCTCACTAATTGCTGTAGATCACAGCCCTGTTGGCTCTTGTTCTGCAGAATTGTGGATATAGGCCAAGCCTTCCCTGCTCCTGTTTTGTTCTGAACACGCAGGGCTGGGTCTCCTGAAACCATCTGTTTATTTTCCAAAGGGCAAAactaatgttgttgttgttgttaactaACAGCCTCTTTGGCCATTGTGTGTCTATGGAGCTGATTGAATACCCATGAAACTCAGCAGGGGTCTTTCCATGAACTCCCCCAGGGGTCCTACGTTTGCTGGGGTTGTGGCAGGAGGGAGCGGTTTTTCAGTCACACCACGGTGCTGATGGTGGAGGACTCTTCTGACTTCCTCTGCTTGCTGGGCAAGGACTTCAGGTACTCAAGGTGCCGACGGGCGTCTTCTTGGTTCTGCCGGACATAGTAGACCAGGTAGGAGATCACCATGGCGAACCAGCCAAACATGGTGACCAGCATGGCTATGTCCGTGGTCTTTTTGTAAACACTGCAGAAGTCCATGTCTGTGACCACTTGCAGGAAGGGCTTGCCAATGTGCTCCTCCTTAGTAGAGGAGTCGCAGACGATGCTCCCAGAGGACCCAGCAACCAGGTCCACTGTCCTGATCAGCTCCTGGAGCCTGCAGTCGCACAGCCAAGGGTTGCTGGAGAGATTGACCTTGGCCTTCAGATTGCTAAAGACATCCTTATTGACCGACACCAGCTTGTTTGAGGACAAATCCAGGGAATGCAAGTGCTCCGACAAGCCCCGGAAAGCCCCACTTTCTATCCTGACAATGGCATTGTGAGACAGATCGAGCTCCAGCAGGACCGGCAGGTTCCGAAAGGCGTCAACGGGGAGGAAGGCAATCTGGTTGAAATCCAGGTAGAGCTTGTTAGTGTCGTTGGGTATGTCCTTAGGGACCTCTGTGAGCTGAGCTTTGCTGCACCGGAAGGTTTTATAACCGTCCTCTTCTGCATGGTAGCAGCCTTTAGGAAAGGTAGTGGCCGGATGGAAACAAAAGGTCATCAGGACAAAGCTCTGGAGCAGCAGCCACATGGTAACCGAGTGGCGGAGGTACCAGTCTACTAGAGGCATGGTGGGGTGTCTGCATAATCACGTGGCCACTTGCTTAtcagctgtctctctctctcaagcgGTCCACTGGATTCATCGTATCTGAGTAAGAGATAGCAAGGGGAAAATATAAAACATGCTAGACAGGGAGAAATAACGTGGCTTTTATGTGATCCCAGGCCTTTATTCTCTCTAGCTGGTGTCTCATAATAGCACCCACCACTGTAGTAACTAAGCACCCCTTCCTGTTACACGACAGATGAATTATGGCTTCCAACATGGAGATCTGTCCTTGACACATCAGATGTGTCCAGGCCCAGAACTCGAGTCCCTGGAAAAGTAGCATGTGCATGTATGGTAGGGCAATGGCTCTCAAACCTTGATCTGTGGTCAGCATTTCCAAGCACTTTACCTGAATAACAGCCGCACCCAGAAACGTCTGTCTGGAGATCTCCAAGAGCATCACGAAAGGAAGCCAGGTATCCCCATCCCCATCTCAGAGAAGCACAGAGAAGTGAcgcgacttgcccaagatcatatttattattatttatgtgtattaCCGTGGTGCTGAGCAGCCCCAGTCAGGGGCCCAGACCCCGTTGCGCTAGGCATTGTGCAAACATACAACAGAAAAATAGTCCTGGTCCCCAAAAGACCAAAAGCTGGCTCTAGAAGCCAAGGTCTTCTGGCCCTCCTAGtcccatgccctatccactgAACCAGGTCAGAACTGGGACATCCCAGCAGGTTGCTGTGGAAACGACGGTGATgcctgggagcagagagaggcaggTTAGGAGAATCAGGGCTGTTCACCTCCCTGAAAGGCCAGTGCTCCTGAGCTGTACTCCTTCCTGGCCCTAGGAAGATCACCAGTTTTTTGGCCAAAAATGGCTATTGCATTTCTCATTTCCATAATACGGATAAAGGCTCAACACCATTGCCCCAGGCAGTGTCTGCTCCCCCGGCACACCCTCTTCTGAGTCTAGTGAACCTACATGCATAGTGCTTTCCACTGTACTGTATGGCGTAGCCCCGTGGGCCAGCTTACCTGTATTATATTCATTGCTTTGTTATTCTGCTTTATTATATTTAGTAGTAaggcaaggaacctacaggctttTTATCCCGTAAGATTTGGCTTTAGTAGATAGTGTGAGGCTTGGGGCCTATAACCTTTGGTATAGATAAACTTAAGTAACTCATAAGTTTTATAGGGAACTGAAAGTGGCATGCCAGAGGGGAAATTTTGTCCAGAATACTGACATCAGCCACACATAGAACATCGCTGACACCAGCATCCGGAAGGTTCAGGACAAAACCTCCAACGGCAAAGGTGCCATGACAGCCAGTTGACGTGTATGCTAACAGGGTAACATCATACCTATACTaacccagggatctcaaactcaaatcaccatgagggccacatgaggactagtacattggcccgagggcccactgcccctggccctgcccccactccaccccttccatgaggccccgcccctgccctgcctcttcccaccccttccccgcccccattccaaccctttccccaaagtccccactcCAACTccgccctctccttccccctattccaaccccttccccaaatccctgctcctgccccacctcttctccgcctcctcccctgagcgtgcggctccctgctcctcccctcccctcctagaAAGcgctaagcaccgccaaacagctgtttggcagaggGAAGCGCCtcgaggtaggcagaggagcagggacacagtgcgctgggggggaagggggatggtgggggaggggagcttggcggctGCAAGAAAtaactcgggggtgggggggcacagggagctTGGTGGGCCGCAGCAATAACTCCAcgggctgcgtgtttgagacccctgtacTAACCTATAAAAAACGGACAATTtaaggggaggaaatacaaataaggaccTCTATTGAATATGCATTGGACTTGGCAGCGTCAGCATAACCTACAATAAAAGTAACATCCCAGGGGCAGCAGATAGGCTGGAGAGATGTAGACCTTGGGAGGGGCCAGAAGGATGGCCACCGGGGACGATGAGGACGATGACGGTGATGAGAAAGATAATGGTTAACATTCCAGGGTGTAAGTATGGCCGTCCAAATGTACTTTCTGTCTTATCTCTATCTGCTTTgttgcgtttgtgtgtgtgtataactttGCTAAAGTACTAATAAAtcgtatatttatatataaagagagttcctatagtgtgagtgcTGCACctgtgcacatcggggttcccaaACTAGATGATAATTTTACAATAATcttactgggcctgatcttgggacaagaatcTGTTAATCCTCAAATTACAATTATATATACCAAACTTTGGGTCAGACTACAATGGTGACTGAATGCATACGCACACAGGGGCTGATGAtgcttcccattgaaatcaatggcaaaacctcACCAAGGTAGGATTAACCCCCTGCTGAGTACATTTGCACAGCTCAGTGGATGCACATCTCCTCTTTGCAAGCTGCCTGTGCTACAAAGAATTTACAGGATTAAGCCTGAGCCAAAGACAGGAGTAAAACCCTGaccgcactgaaatcaatgtgatttttgccattggcttcagtggggtcaggatttcaccctgggacTCCTGGTGGAgaataagcagcagcagcaggggcaaaATCCTGTGTTCAGGCAAACATCCTCTTAATAGAGACAACAAGGGGACCAGAATGCAGAAATACTTGAGACAGAAGCAAAATTGGCCCCCAGACTTGTCCAGGATTTGTCTGTTGCTCTTTAATTATGTGGTCTCTTACAGATTGATTTGGGGATACAAAGATTCATCTACAGGGTTGCTATCACCCTGCTGTGGGGGCTTGCAGCTGACCTTTCCAAGGTTTTTAATGCCAACAAACTCAAACAAGCAATTTCCATTCATCTCTCCAGGAAGATGCAAGCATAAGCAAATATTTTGGTGGGTGCATTGCTTTTGATCCTGGTCCTAGCAAAAGTTAGCTTCCAGATTGCCATTGACCCCAACCCAGCTGGTTCACACACTGGGAAGGCTGGCTTTTGGCCAATACATCCCGCTGTGTCACCAAGTTTGGGTGGCCCCACGAAGGGCTGTAATCGCATTCTCCATCCAGCTCTTTATTCCAGAAGGGAAGAACGTCAGCAAgggagaaacaaaaacagaaaaaggaaacttGCTTGAGCAGAGCTTGCAATATGTTCCTAGGGTGGATAAGGCAGATAAGGGTCGCTCTGTGAAATCTGCGGGTGTGTTACCAGCCTGTCAACACCAGCCTCTACTCTGCACAGAAAGAGCCCTCATATTTTTAGCCTGACAGCAACTTGCCTGGTTCTTCCCATGATTAAAGGAACATACACGAAAGGGTGCCCACATAGTCACTGAATTGGGTGGGGTGCCCcaggagcagggggtgtggcatgcTTTGAAAAGCTGATGTGGGCTGCCTGGTGAGTTGATCTCTTCCAGATACAGGCCCCGCAAGATCTGTGCCCTGCTGCTCCCATAGCTGGCTGCCTTTTACAGAGGTTTTGCTAAAAACTACAGCAGCAGAATGGCAAGAGGAAACCCGGTCTGCAAAAACATGTAGACAAATGGAAACCAGACTTCCAAGCTGGAACAAAATGCTACAGACAGGGATGTATTCAGCAAGGAATTTGTGCGGACAGTGGCAGTGTTAAGGCTGAGAAATTACCCTGTGCGATAAGGACCCAAGGTGTGCTTCTAAGCCACCTGCTGTATTGGGTTGGGGCTGAGGAAGAGACATGTTACTAAAGAACTCTTGGAAGAATTCTGGCTGATTAACCAGAATCCATCTGGAACTTCCAGAGGAGACAGGGCCTTGTGGAGGGGTGAGGGACATACGGTATCTCTGATCCCTGAAAGGTTGCAGACCAGATGCCAGCCCTGTACTCTCACGTCATTCCTTCCCACCCTTTATTCTTCATGATTAGCCCTGCCATGAACCAATGAAGTGCCCTCACTCCCCTGCACACTTCGCAGGAAGCTCTGCTCCCTCTCTCCACTTGCTTCCGCATTGAGGGCTAATTGCAGCGTGGCTCCCCAAAAAGATACAGAATCTATCCAAGCAGTTTATGGTTATCATGCTGTTATCAGGGTACTGGATGGC contains these protein-coding regions:
- the LRRC3C gene encoding leucine-rich repeat-containing protein 3C, with amino-acid sequence MPLVDWYLRHSVTMWLLLQSFVLMTFCFHPATTFPKGCYHAEEDGYKTFRCSKAQLTEVPKDIPNDTNKLYLDFNQIAFLPVDAFRNLPVLLELDLSHNAIVRIESGAFRGLSEHLHSLDLSSNKLVSVNKDVFSNLKAKVNLSSNPWLCDCRLQELIRTVDLVAGSSGSIVCDSSTKEEHIGKPFLQVVTDMDFCSVYKKTTDIAMLVTMFGWFAMVISYLVYYVRQNQEDARRHLEYLKSLPSKQRKSEESSTISTVV